A genomic segment from Corylus avellana chromosome ca5, CavTom2PMs-1.0 encodes:
- the LOC132180620 gene encoding receptor-like protein 7, with the protein MDTCLYRFMFMRFLFLLSILFLVLLTASLSSLQPLCHDDERSALLQFKDSFILNKSASHHPFGYPKDVASWSLEGGNSDCCSWDGVECNEETGHVIGLDLTSSFLYGSINSSNSLFRLRQLERLNLAYNNFNGSQIPFGVGDLLRLTYLNLSYSVFSGQIPSELSHLSKLSSIDLSGNYGLYTLSDLSNLVQNFTTLEDLLLPDINFSSPVSKSLANLSSLTTLNLEYCELHGEFPTSIFQLPNLRVLRLGGNFNLTGYLPEFHSNSSLEVLELNYASFYGKLPTSIGNLSSLHVLNFKGNHFSGSIPPSLSNLTQLTVLDMSGNTLTSHIPSSLLANLTHLTLLDLSYNKLSGHIPSSLLANLTHLTLLDLSYNKLSGHIPSSLFANLTQLTSLDLSYNNLSGTLEFDMFPKIKSLSVLLLSSNNFTWQTKANSNDTLPQLDTLRLDFCNLHKFPDFLRNQNKLRILDLSSNNLQGPIPKWFYNTSIEALQFLILSDNLLIGFEQYQVVLPWPNLKSLLLERNMLQGSLPIPQPSIKFYIVQRNLIREMSPLICNLSSLYKLDLSYNNLSGKLHPCLGNFSSLFTLQLRRNNFHGTIPKTWAMGSSLKMIDLSENQFQGQLPRSLANCMMLEYLHVGNNQINDTFPFWLGTLSQLKVLIIRSNAFHGAIKIPEINYTFPELHIIDLSHNSISGNLPAEYFLHWIAMKVVGPHSLSYMVGEFHIDGWVDTFDYTVTLANKGIKLDYEKIQDELRVIDFSCNQFEGEIPELVGSLKGLHVLNLSNNALNGHIPSSLGNLAHIESMDLSQNKLLGEIPPQLTQLFFLASFNVSNNCLTGPIPHGSQFDTFQNNSFGGNPGLCGNPLSKKCGDFNYTQNPPSPFENNRSSESPFDFGWKVVVIGYGCGFVIGVIIGQTVIARKYDWFVRTFGKM; encoded by the coding sequence ATGGATACCTGTTTGTATCGCTTCATGTTCATgcgctttctttttcttctctctataTTGTTCCTTGTTTTGCTCACTGCCTCTTTGTCTTCTCTGCAGCCACTTTGTCATGATGATGAGAGATCTGCTTTGTTGCAATTCAAGGATAGTTTTATCCTAAACAAGTCTGCTTCTCATCATCCTTTTGGGTATCCTAAGGATGTTGCATCATGGAGTCTAGAAGGAGGGAATAGTGATTGCTGCTCATGGGACGGGGTTGAGTGCAATGAGGAGACAGGTCATGTCATTGGCCTTGACCTCACAAGCAGCTTTCTCTATGGTTCTATTAATTCCAGCAATAGCCTCTTCCGCCTTCGTCAGCTAGAAAGGCTTAATCTTGCATATAACAACTTCAATGGCTCTCAAATCCCATTCGGAGTTGGCGATCTTTTGAGGCTAACCTATCTTAACCTCTCCTACTCTGTGTTTTCAGGACAAATCCCCTCAGAGCTTTCACATCTCTCCAAGTTGTCTTCCATCGATCTGTCTGGTAATTATGGTTTATATACTCTAAGTGACTTGAGCAATCTAGTTCAAAACTTCACTACCCTGGAAGACCTTTTGCTCCCTGACATCAATTTTTCGTCCCCTGTTTCTAAAAGTTTGGCGAATTTGTCTTCTTTGACAACCCTAAATCTAGAATATTGTGAATTGCATGGGGAATTCCCAACAAGTATTTTTCAGCTACCAAACTTGCGGGTTCTTAGGTTAGGAGGGAATTTCAATCTCACTGGTTATTTGCCCGAATTTCACTCTAATAGTTCTCTTGAGGTTTTGGAACTCAACTACGCAAGTTTTTATGGTAAACTACCAACTTCAATTGGAAACCTAAGCTCTTTACATGTTCTAAATTTTAAAGGTAACCATTTCTCTGGATCTATCCCACCTTCACTGAGTAATCTCACCCAACTCACTGTTCTAGATATGTCAGGGAACACTCTTACAAGCCACATCCCTTCTTCCTTGTTAGCTAActtgactcacctaactttgTTAGACCTTTCATACAATAAATTGAGTGGCCACATCCCTTCTTCCTTGTTAGCTAActtgactcacctaactttgTTAGACCTTTCATACAATAAATTGAGTGGCCACATCCCTTCTTCCTTGTTTGCTAACTTGACTCAACTAACTTCGTTAGACCTTTCATACAATAACTTGAGTGGAACGCTGGAGTTTGACATGTTTCCTAAGATCAAAAGTTTAAGTGTGCTTCTGCTATCATCCAACAATTTTACATGGCAAACCAAGGCCAATTCAAATGACACTCTTCCACAGTTGGATACTCTAAGATTGGATTTTTGCAACTTACATAAGTTCCCTGATTTTCTACGCAACCAAAACAAATTGCGTATTCTTGATCTAAGTAGCAACAATCTCCAAGGCCCAATACCCAAATGGTTTTATAATACTAGTATAGAAGCTCTTCAGTTTCTAATCCTTTCTGACAATCTTCTAATAGGCTTTGAACAATATCAAGTTGTTCTCCCATGGCCTaatttaaaaagcttattgCTTGAAAGGAACATGCTGCAAGGATCACTCCCCATTCCACAGCCATCTATCAAGTTTTATATAGTCCAAAGGAACTTGATAAGAGAAATGTCACCGTTGATTTGCAATTTGAGTTCACTTTATAAGCTTGATTTGTCCTATAACAACTTGAGTGGCAAGCTTCATCCATGTTTAGGAAACTTCAGCTCTTTGTTTACACTTCAACTACGAAGAAACAACTTTCATGGCACCATCCCAAAAACATGGGCAATGGGGAGTAGCTTAAAGATGATTGACTTGAgtgaaaaccaattccaaggtCAACTACCAAGATCATTAGCTAATTGCATGATGCTAGAGTACCTTCATGTTGgtaataatcaaatcaatgataCATTTCCCTTTTGGTTGGGAACTCTTTCTCAGTTGAAGGTCCTCATCATCCGTTCTAATGCATTCCATGGTGCAATAAAGATTCCTGAAATCAATTATACATTCCCTGAGTTGCATATCATTGATCTGTCTCATAATAGTATCTCTGGAAATTTACCCGCCGAGTATTTCCTGCATTGGATTGCCATGAAAGTTGTTGGTCCACATAGCTTATCATACATGGTGGGAGAGTTTCACATAGACGGATGGGTTGATACTTTTGATTACACAGTGACATTGGCAAACAAAGGCATAAAGTTAGATTATGAAAAAATACAAGATGAGTTAAGGGTCATTGATTTCTCATGCAATCAATTTGAAGGAGAAATTCCAGAACTTGTGGGGAGTCTTAAAGGACTTCATGTGCTAAATCTTTCCAATAATGCTCTCAATGGTCATATTCCATCATCCTTGGGGAACTTGGCACATATTGAATCAATGGACCTTTCCCAAAACAAGTTGCTTGGAGAGATACCTCCACAACTTACACAACTATTTTTCCTTGCGTCTTTTAATGTCTCCAACAACTGTCTCACGGGACCTATACCACATGGAAGTCAATTTGACACATTTCAGAATAATTCATTTGGAGGTAATCCAGGATTGTGTGGAAACccattatcaaaaaaatgtgGAGATTTCAACTACACTCAAAATCCACCTTCTCCCTTTGAAAACAATCGGAGCTCAGAGTCTCCATTTGACTTTGGCTGGAAAGTAGTTGTTATTGGGTATGGATGTGGATTTGTAATAGGAGTTATTATCGGGCAAACTGTGATAGCAAGGAAATATGATTGGTTTGTGAGGACTTTTGGAAAGATGTAG